The proteins below come from a single Corylus avellana chromosome ca3, CavTom2PMs-1.0 genomic window:
- the LOC132173417 gene encoding probable LRR receptor-like serine/threonine-protein kinase At3g47570, with translation MERTCFLFLLGVSLLAVQFYMASLVIATLPNITTDQYALLALKAQISHDPYNVLTNNWSTSSSICNWVGITCGSSHRRVIALNLSYMDLVGTIPPHIGNLSFLVSLNIENNSFHGSLPNELSYLYRLQHLSFGFNNFNEKIPSGMGLLSKLQTLSLYGNRFSGTIPPSLSNISSLQIINLSYNQLSGSIPSSIFNIYNLQGIDLRENLLSGPMPSNVSNMSSLQVINLRGNNFSGSLPLEIGNLIMLKELNLGNNIFGGTIPPTLFKCKQLQILALFQNKFIGRVLLGIGNLTMLKQLRLSYNNFGGEIPSEIGNLQKIEIFNIGFNNFTGPIPFEIFNISTIQVISMLSNNLSGNLPSDVGFFLPNLQELYLWGNQLSGTIPSSLSNASQLNLLDLFDNSFSGLIPKELGNLRLLQRLNVGYNNLTIESSTPEFNLFSSLSNLTYLTLLGLSGNLQNSILLDSIGNLPTSLQQLFIDDCNIKGSIPSDIGNLSNLILLSLRFNDLAGPIPTDVGRLHKLQALRLDNNRLQGPIPIDLCHLKSLFELYLGDNELSGSIPTCVSNMTSLRRLYLNLNQLTSTIPLSLWKLTDILTINLSTNSLNGSLSLEMGHLKVLRVLDLSKNQLSGDIPTTIGGLEDIANLSLANNRLEGTIPKSFSELVSVEFLDLSNNNLSGEIPKSLEALLHLKYLNVSFNRLQGKIPIGGPFAHFSAASFMSNDGLCGAPQLQVPPCKEGVSRPKSTVAASMLKYVLPAIGLTLIVVALVVVWTRRQKKNAKLPVEANLIPLATWRRISQHELIQATEGFNTSNLLGKGSFGSVYKGTLSDGMIVAIKVFNLVVEGASKSFDIECGVLHNIRHRNLIKIINACSSIDFKALILEYMPNGNLEKWLYSPDRCLSILQRLNIMIDVASALEYLHYGYSTPIVHCDLKPSNILLDEDMVAHVADFGIVKLLGDGDSMMRTMTLATIGYMAPEYASGGIVSTRGDVYSYGILLMETFTRKKPTDDMFDGEMSLKRWVKESSPLSVTKTGIEHSVCYYIVVLGFEVVLEYAIVLVLQESGLRPTRVSGRCGSADPRGSQANVGHGPMTQGGCDPAANSGYAATHTIAAPPGDVIGEVAAF, from the exons ATGGAGAGAACTTGTTTCCTATTCCTCCTTGGCGTGTCACTTCTCGCGGTGCAATTTTACATGGCAAGCTTAGTTATTGCAACTCTTCCCAACATTACCACCGATCAATATGCTCTTCTTGCTTTAAAAGCTCAAATTTCTCATGACCCCTACAATGTTTTGACAAACAACTGGTCCACCAGCTCCTCTATTTGCAACTGGGTTGGTATCACTTGTGGTTCCAGCCATCGTCGAGTCATTGCATTAAACCTTTCTTACATGGATCTTGTAGGAACCATTCCTCCACACATTGGAAACCTTTCATTTCTTGTTAGTCTAAACATTGAAAACAATAGTTTTCATGGTTCTCTGCCTAACGAGTTGTCTTATCTTTACCGGTTGCAACACTTATCCTTTGGATTCAATAACTTCAACGAAAAAATACCATCAGGGATGGGATTGTTATCCAAACTTCAAACTTTGTCTCTATATGGTAACAGATTCTCAGGGACTATTCCACCATCTTTATCTAACATATCTTCATTGCAAATAATTAATCTTAGTTATAATCAACTTTCGGGCTCCATTCCATCCTCCATCTTCAACATATACAACTTGCAAGGAATTGATCTCAGAGAAAACTTGCTTTCTGGTCCGATGCCTTCCAATGTTTCCAACATGTCGTCACTGCAAGTCATTAACCTAAGAGGTAATAATTTCAGTGGAAGTttacctttggaaattggaaacttaatCATGCTCAAAGAGTTAAACCTTGGCAACAACATCTTTGGAG GTACTATCCCACCCACATTATTCaagtgcaaacaactgcaaatTTTAGCTTTGttccaaaataaatttatagGAAGGGTACTTCTAGGAATTGGAAACCTAACCATGCTCAAGCAGTTACGGCTTTCTTACAACAACTTTGGAG GTGAAATACCAAGTGAAATTGGTAATCTACAAAAAATTGAGATCTTCAATATCGGTTTCAACAACTTTACTGGTCCAATTCCATTTGAGATCTTTAATATCTCAACAATACAAGTAATTTCAATGCTTTCCAATAACTTGTCAGGCAATCTTCCATCAGATGTAGGCTTCTTCCTTCCAAATCTCCAGGAACTTTATCTATGGGGAAATCAACTAAGTGGCACAATTCCCAGCTCTCTCTCGAATGCTTCACAACTCAATCTCTTAGATCTGTTTGACAACTCATTCTCAGGCTTAATTCCTAAAGAACTTGGTAACTTAAGGCTCCTCCAGAGGCTCAACGTAGGATACAATAATTTGACTATTGAATCTTCTACTCCAGAGTTCAACCTTTTCTCTTCTCTATCTAATCTGACATATCTAACACTGTTAGGATTGTCAGGTAATCTACAAAATAGCATCCTTCTTGATTCCATTGGAAATCTTCCAACTTCTCTTCAACAACTTTTCATAGATGATTGCAATATTAAGGGCAGTATTCCGAGTGATATAGGAAATTTAAGCAACTTGATACTTTTGTCACTACGGTTCAATGATTTGGCTGGCCCTATTCCAACTGATGTGGGAAGATTGCACAAGCTTCAAGCTTTGAGACTCGATAATAATAGACTCCAAGGTCCCATCCCAATTGATCTTTGTCATTTAAAGAGCTTGTTTGAGTTGTATTTAGGTGATAATGAGCTTTCTGGATCGATTCCTACATGTGTAAGTAATATGACTTCTTTAAGACGTCTTTACTTGAACCTCAACCAATTAACTTCTACGATTCCCTTGAGTTTGTGGAAACTTACAGATATCTTAACTATTAACTTGTCAACAAATTCTCTGAATGGCTCTCTCTCATTAGAGATGGGACATTTGAAGGTCTTGAGAGTAttagatttatcaaaaaatcAACTATCTGGCGATATCCCAACAACAATTGGTGGCCTCGAAGATATAGCTAATCTCTCATTGGCAAACAATCGATTAGAAGGCACAATTCCTAAATCTTTTAGTGAATTGGTAAGCGTGGAATTCTTGGATCTTTCGAATAACAATTTATCTGGAGAGATTCCAAAGTCCTTAGAAGCACTTTTACACCTCAAATATCTAAATGTCTCTTTCAATAGACTGCAAGGAAAAATTCCTATAGGAGGACCATTTGCACACTTCTCCGCTGCATCATTTATGTCAAATGATGGACTTTGTGGTGCTCCCCAACTACAAGTTCCCCCATGTAAAGAAGGTGTTTCTCGACCAAAAAGCACTGTAGCAGCTTCTATGCTAAAGTATGTATTACCAGCAATTGGGTTAACATTGATTGTAGTTGCTCTTGTAGTAGTATGGACAAGACGCCAAAAAAAGAATGCAAAACTTCCAGTGGAGGCAAACTTAATACCACTAGCAACATGGAGAAGAATTTCCCAACATGAACTAATACAAGCAACAGAAGGGTTCAACACAAGCAACTTACTTGGTAAAGGGAGCTTCGGATCAGTGTACAAAGGGACCCTCTCAGATGGAATGATAGTTGCAATAAAAGTTTTCAACTTGGTAGTAGAAGGGGCATCCAAAAGTTTTGATATAGAGTGTGGAGTACTACACAATATTCGTCATCGGAATCTTATTAAGATCATCAATGCATGCAGTAGCATTGACTTCAAAGCTTTAATATTGGAATACATGCCTAATGGAAACCTAGAGAAGTGGTTGTATTCTCCAGATCGTTGTTTGAGTATCTTACAAAGACTAAATATAATGATTGATGTCGCATCGGCACTGGAATACCTTCATTATGGTTATTCAACACCTATTGTTCATTGCGATTTGAAGCCAAGCAATATCTTATTAGATGAAGATATGGTTGCACATGTTGCTGATTTTGGCATTGTGAAACTGTTAGGTGATGGGGATTCTATGATGCGAACCATGACTCTCGCTACTATTGGGTATATGGCACCAG AGTATGCATCGGGAGGAATTGTTTCTACAAGAGGCGATGTGTATAGTTATGGTATTTTGCTGATGGAAACTTTCACAAGAAAGAAACCTACAGATGACATGTTTGATGGAGAAATGAGCTTGAAGCGTTGGGTAAAGGAGTCTTCACCCCTTTCAGTAACTAAA ACTGGCATTGAACATTCGGTGTGCTATTACATAGTGGTTCTAGGGTTCGAGGTGGTCCTTGAGTATGCTATTGTGCTAGTTCTGCAG